From the genome of Mugil cephalus isolate CIBA_MC_2020 chromosome 2, CIBA_Mcephalus_1.1, whole genome shotgun sequence, one region includes:
- the LOC125004237 gene encoding ribosomal protein S6 kinase beta-2-like isoform X1, translating into MDMMAGVFDIDIENEDISDTEDDVCDFTVTEPENVQTEEVELTSESVNRDSEKVGPDCFELLTVLGKGAYGKVFQVRKVQGAQTGKIFAMKVLKKAKIVCNAKDTAHTRAEREILETVRHPFIVDLLYAFQTGGKLYLILECLSGGELFMQLEKEGIFMEDTACFYLGEITLALGHLHSNGIIYRDLKPENIMLSHRGHIKLTDFGLCKESIHDGTVTHTFCGTIEYMAPEILTRSGHNRAVDWWSLGALMYDMMTGSPPFTAENRKKTIDKILKCKLNLPPYLTIDARDLIKKLLKKNPAQRLGSGKADCADIQKHPFFKHINWDDLLLKRVEPPYKPQLHSDEDVSQFDTRFTRQTPVDSPDDTRLSHSAELAFAGFTYVAPSVLESLKEGFSFEPRTRPVRRHNSSPRTPISPLTFSPAGPFKSSMDGEPDLFSPTSPPPAAPASMALENGGASQPIKTPARNKKQKGHRR; encoded by the exons ATGGATAT GATGGCAGGAGTGTTCGATATTGACATCGAGAATGAGGACATCAGCGACACAGAG GACGATGTGTGCGACTTCACTGTGACAGAACCAGAGAA TGTTCAGACCGAGGAGGTGGAGCTGACCAGTGAAAGCGTGAACAGAGATAGTGAGAAAGTTGGACCTGACTGCTTTGAGCTGCTGACTGTGCTTGGGAAAGGAGCCTATGGCaag GTTTTCCAGGTCAGGAAGGTTCAAGGAGCCCAAACGGGGAAAATATTTGCCATGAAGGTCCTGAAAAAG GCCAAGATAGTCTGTAACGCTAAAGACACTGCACACACGCGAGCAGAGCGTGAGATCCTGGAGACGGTGAGGCACCCGTTCATTGTGGACCTACTCTACGCCTTCCAGACCGGAGGAAAACTCTACCTCATCCTGGAGTGTCTGAGTG GAGGAGAACTGTTCATGCAGCTGGAGAAGGAAGGAATATTCATGGAGGACACTGCCTG TTTCTATCTAGGAGAGATCACGTTGGCCCTGGGTCACCTCCACTCTAATGGGATCATTTATCGGGACCTGAAGCCTGAAAACATCATGCTCAGTCACCGAG GACACATCAAGCTGACTGACTTTGGCCTCTGTAAGGAGTCCATTCACGATGGAACCGTCACACACACCTTCTGCGGCACCATCGAATACAT GGCTCCGGAGATTCTGACCAGGTCGGGACATAACAGAGCGGTTGACTGGTGGAGCCTCGGGGCCCTGATGTACGACATGATGACTGGATCG CCTCCGTTCACAgctgaaaacaggaagaagaccATCGATAAGATCTTGAAATGTAAACTCAATCTTCCCCCATATCTGACGATTGACGCCAGAGACCTGATTAAGAAG CTGTTGAAGAAGAATCCAGCTCAGAGGCTGGGCTCTGGTAAAGCAGACTGTGCTGACATCCAG AAACATCCCTTCTTCAAGCACATCAACTGGGACGACCTGCTGCTCAAGAGAGTGGAGCCGCCCTATAAACCACAGCTG catTCAGACGAGGATGTGAGCCAGTTTGACACCAGGTTCACCCGACAGACGCCGGTGGACAGTCCAGACGACACCAGGCTCAGTCACAGCGCTGAGCTCGCCTTCGCT GGTTTCACCTACGTGGCTCCATCGGTCCTGGAGAGTCTAAAAGAAGGCTTCTCGTTCGAGCCCCGGACGCGTCCTGTGCGCCGACACAACAGCAGCCCACGCACACCCATCAG tcCTCTGACGTTTTCCCCTGCTGGACCGTTCAAGTCCAGCATGGACGGAGAGCCAGACCTTTTCTCTCCCACCTCCCCCCCGCCGGCGGCCCCCGCGTCCATGGCGCTGGAGAACGGAGGCGCCAGTCAGCCGATCAAGACCCCGGCCAGGAATAAAAAGCAGAAGGGACATCGGAGATGA
- the LOC125004237 gene encoding ribosomal protein S6 kinase beta-2-like isoform X2: MAGVFDIDIENEDISDTEDDVCDFTVTEPENVQTEEVELTSESVNRDSEKVGPDCFELLTVLGKGAYGKVFQVRKVQGAQTGKIFAMKVLKKAKIVCNAKDTAHTRAEREILETVRHPFIVDLLYAFQTGGKLYLILECLSGGELFMQLEKEGIFMEDTACFYLGEITLALGHLHSNGIIYRDLKPENIMLSHRGHIKLTDFGLCKESIHDGTVTHTFCGTIEYMAPEILTRSGHNRAVDWWSLGALMYDMMTGSPPFTAENRKKTIDKILKCKLNLPPYLTIDARDLIKKLLKKNPAQRLGSGKADCADIQKHPFFKHINWDDLLLKRVEPPYKPQLHSDEDVSQFDTRFTRQTPVDSPDDTRLSHSAELAFAGFTYVAPSVLESLKEGFSFEPRTRPVRRHNSSPRTPISPLTFSPAGPFKSSMDGEPDLFSPTSPPPAAPASMALENGGASQPIKTPARNKKQKGHRR, from the exons ATGGCAGGAGTGTTCGATATTGACATCGAGAATGAGGACATCAGCGACACAGAG GACGATGTGTGCGACTTCACTGTGACAGAACCAGAGAA TGTTCAGACCGAGGAGGTGGAGCTGACCAGTGAAAGCGTGAACAGAGATAGTGAGAAAGTTGGACCTGACTGCTTTGAGCTGCTGACTGTGCTTGGGAAAGGAGCCTATGGCaag GTTTTCCAGGTCAGGAAGGTTCAAGGAGCCCAAACGGGGAAAATATTTGCCATGAAGGTCCTGAAAAAG GCCAAGATAGTCTGTAACGCTAAAGACACTGCACACACGCGAGCAGAGCGTGAGATCCTGGAGACGGTGAGGCACCCGTTCATTGTGGACCTACTCTACGCCTTCCAGACCGGAGGAAAACTCTACCTCATCCTGGAGTGTCTGAGTG GAGGAGAACTGTTCATGCAGCTGGAGAAGGAAGGAATATTCATGGAGGACACTGCCTG TTTCTATCTAGGAGAGATCACGTTGGCCCTGGGTCACCTCCACTCTAATGGGATCATTTATCGGGACCTGAAGCCTGAAAACATCATGCTCAGTCACCGAG GACACATCAAGCTGACTGACTTTGGCCTCTGTAAGGAGTCCATTCACGATGGAACCGTCACACACACCTTCTGCGGCACCATCGAATACAT GGCTCCGGAGATTCTGACCAGGTCGGGACATAACAGAGCGGTTGACTGGTGGAGCCTCGGGGCCCTGATGTACGACATGATGACTGGATCG CCTCCGTTCACAgctgaaaacaggaagaagaccATCGATAAGATCTTGAAATGTAAACTCAATCTTCCCCCATATCTGACGATTGACGCCAGAGACCTGATTAAGAAG CTGTTGAAGAAGAATCCAGCTCAGAGGCTGGGCTCTGGTAAAGCAGACTGTGCTGACATCCAG AAACATCCCTTCTTCAAGCACATCAACTGGGACGACCTGCTGCTCAAGAGAGTGGAGCCGCCCTATAAACCACAGCTG catTCAGACGAGGATGTGAGCCAGTTTGACACCAGGTTCACCCGACAGACGCCGGTGGACAGTCCAGACGACACCAGGCTCAGTCACAGCGCTGAGCTCGCCTTCGCT GGTTTCACCTACGTGGCTCCATCGGTCCTGGAGAGTCTAAAAGAAGGCTTCTCGTTCGAGCCCCGGACGCGTCCTGTGCGCCGACACAACAGCAGCCCACGCACACCCATCAG tcCTCTGACGTTTTCCCCTGCTGGACCGTTCAAGTCCAGCATGGACGGAGAGCCAGACCTTTTCTCTCCCACCTCCCCCCCGCCGGCGGCCCCCGCGTCCATGGCGCTGGAGAACGGAGGCGCCAGTCAGCCGATCAAGACCCCGGCCAGGAATAAAAAGCAGAAGGGACATCGGAGATGA
- the LOC125004353 gene encoding type-2 ice-structuring protein-like: MNQMCPEGWEVFQGRCYYFENEDMTWPQAQSNCAMMGSTLVSVHSPQEYSFLQQLTNRAGNQKAWVGGFYLQDQWLWIDGSWFYDNNWNNESPNPYPSENPCLMLNSNEAWTNTLCDAGGFASICAKSSNISSRVVCPDGWTGFHGRCYYFNRSPLTWSKADAFCADLESSLVSVHTLEEYSFLYRQISNAAWLGGFYLEGQWIWLDWLLVLSGIF; this comes from the exons ATGAACCAGATGTGTCCTGAAGGATGGGAGGTGTTCCAGGGACGTTGCTACTACTTTGAGAATGAGGACATGACGTGGCCTCAGGCTCAG TCAAACTGTGCCATGATGGGGTCCACACTGGTGTCCGTCCACAGCCCTCAGGAATACAGTTTCCTCCAGCAGCTCACCAATAGGGCCGGCAACCAAAAAGCTTGGGTGGGCGGCTTCTACCTGCAG gatCAGTGGTTATGGATTGATGGTTCCTGGTTCTACGACAACAACTGGAACAACGAGTCCCCGAACCCTTACCCCAGTGAAAACCCCTGCCTAATGCTCAATTCTAATG aAGCATGGACTAATACCCTATGTGACGCTGGTGGCTTCGCCTCCATCTGTGCAAAGAGCTCCAACATCT cGTCCAGAGTGGTTTGTCCTGACGGCTGGACGGGGTTCCATGGCCGCTGCTATTACTTCAACCGCAGCCCTCTGACCTGGTCCAAAGCTGAT GCTTTCTGCGCTGATCTCGAGTCCAGCCTGGTGTCAGTCCACACTCTTGAGGAGTATTCCTTCCTCTATCGACAAATCTCCAACGCAGCCTGGCTCGGTGGATTCTACCTTGAG GGTCAGTGGATTTGGCTCGATTGGCTCCTGGTTTTATCAGGGATTTTTTAG